In Phocoena sinus isolate mPhoSin1 chromosome 10, mPhoSin1.pri, whole genome shotgun sequence, a single genomic region encodes these proteins:
- the RASSF8 gene encoding ras association domain-containing protein 8, with the protein MELKVWVDGVQRIVCGVTEVTTCQEVVIALAQAIGRTGRYTLIEKWRDTERHLAPHENPIISLNKWGQYASDVQLILRRTGPSLSERPTSDGVARVPERTLCRQSLPPLAKLRPQIDKAIKRREPKRKSLTFTGGAKGLMDIFGKGKETELKQKVLNNCKTTADELKKLIRLQTEKLQSIEKELESNEIEIRFWEQKYNSNLEEEIVRLEQKIKRNDVEIEEEEFWENELQIEQENEKQLKDQLQEIRQKITECESKLKDYLGQIQTMESGLEAEKLQREVQEAQVNEEEVKGKIGKVRGEIDIQGQQSLRLENGIKAVERSLGQATKRLQDKEQELEQLTKELRQVNLQQFIQQTGTKVTVLPAEPIEVEASHADLEREAPFQSGSLKRPGSSRQLPSNLRILQNPISSGFNPEGIYV; encoded by the exons GTCGAACTGGAAGGTACACTCTTatagaaaaatggagagataCTGAAAGACACTTAGCACCTCATGAAAATCCTATCATATCCTTAAACAAATGGGGGCAGTACGCTAGTGATGTACAGCTGATTTTACGTCGGACGGGGCCGTCTCTCAGTGAGCGGCCCACGTCGGATGGTGTGGCTCGAGTTCCTGAAAGAACTTTATGCAGGCAGAGTTTGCCCCCCTTGGCTAAACTGAGGCCTCAGATTGACAAAGCAATCAAAAGGAGAGAGCCTAAAAGGAAATCGTTAACATTTACAGGAGGTGCCAAAGGGTTAATGGACATTTTtggaaaaggtaaagaaactgaaCTTAAACAAAAGGTGCTGAATAACTGCAAAACAACAGCAGATGAGTTAAAGAAGCTGATCCGTTTGCAGACAGAGAAGCTCCAATCCATTGAGAAAGAGCTagaatcaaatgaaatagaaatacgATTTTGGGAGCAAAAATATAATTCTAACCTTGAAGAAGAAATTGTCCGCCTGGAGCAGAAGATCAAAAGAAACGATGTtgaaattgaagaggaggaattCTGGGAAAATGAATTACAGATTgaacaggaaaatgaaaaacagctgAAAGATCAACTTcaagaaataagacagaaaataacaGAATGTGAGAGCAAATTAAAAGACTATTTGGGTCAAATCCAGACTATGGAAAGTGGTCTTGAAGCAGAAAAATTGCAACGGGAAGTTCAAGAGGCACAGGTCAATGAAGAAGAGGTTAAAGGAAAGATCGGTAAGGTCAGAGGGGAGATTGACATTCAAGGCCAGCAGAGTCTGAGGCTGGAAAATGGTATTAAAGCCGTGGAGAGGTCTCTTGGACAAGCCACCAAACGACTACAG GACAAAGAACAAGAATTGGAGCAGCTGACCAAGGAGCTGCGGCAAGTCAACCTCCAGCAGTTTATCCAGCAGACAGGGACGAAAGTCACCGTCTTGCCAGCGGAGCCCATCGAAGTGGAGGCCTCGCATGCAGACCTAGAAAGGG AGGCACCATTCCAATCGGGGTCTCTGAAGCGACCTGGTTCCTCTCGGCAGCTCCCCAGTAATCTTCGTATTCTACAGAATCCTATCTCGTCTGGTTTTAATCCTGAAGGCATATATGTATAA